CattaaactggtacatttgtgacaaatatacattcgttaaattaaattaatatcacaaaaaatcacaaatattGTATAATGTGACAAACGgagagtaaaatcacaaattggtacACCAGTCAATTATCACGTAtaattcaatttgataatttgatagtaaaatttaatggaaactaacatagataaatttatcacaaatgtattaatttgaggtaaatttatcaaatgtgtatttgagtaaatttatcaaatgtgtattagtttgtggtttttgatagttaaaaaattaattttggataaatttatcgcaagtataccggtttggggtttttcagggtattaacccaaaaagtAATAATGAAGTTAGGATTCCCAATATACCAAATATATTCAGTTCCTAATAAGATTGATCCCTAAATGATGAGCGGATCACCAGTTTTAGAGGTAAATAATTCTGCCCGATAATGAACAAGGAGAAAAACAAGTTGCATTGTGTAATGGTTAGAAAATAATACTGGACGGTGAAGGAACAATCAAAGAGACTAGGAAAATGGAAGGTAAGAGATCATGATACTTTCACGCCAGTTTTCGCTGGCTAAACGTTATATATGCACACGAGCCAAACCATACCATGAGCACATCGTTTTGCCACGAAAGGCAAAAGGGTAGTTTTATAACAGTTGACATTATTATCACACTTTGTCGGTAGTTCCAGTACTCTGCCCTAATAACAAAAACCAGGACAATGTAAATCTTtccagcaataaaagaagacaATGCAAAATCTTCCAACAGTCTGCTGATAGTAGGTAACGTGCAATGCAATTACCAATGAAGTCCTTGTCCAGTAGTATCTACTTCTCCTCCAATGACGAAGTAGATTTCAGAAAACTTCACCATGAAGCATTTGGTAAAAGGTGAAAAACTCAAAACACCTTCTGATGGTGGAAGCATTGTGTTAGTGATATATCCCATTAGTGATTAATCTCCACATAGGCAGTCCAAGCTTTCCATCAACACAAGAATTGTGCTAAAAACTTCGATTATACCATTAATTTGTGCCGATTCCAAATATCTACTTTTAAGATATACAGACTACAGTTTCTATAATTGACACTGCCAGTTGAATCAACCAAACAGGAAACGATGACGTCAAGGACAAATAATGATGATGGTGTCATGTTCGCTGGAGGCACATGCTCACACTTCATCACATATTATTCATCATCCAGTCTACTTGCTTTTGTGTGCTGCTTTCCATTGGCAATAGTTCCCGATTACCAAACACCGGCCTTAATCTCTTCTTCATGGAAATAACATGCGACCCTATAGTATTCGGTGAAATTGAGCTGTCCAATGATGTCAAGCAGCTTTCCGCCGAGCCGTCACCGAGCCAAGATGGCAAGCCAGACAGTGAGGTGCTATCTAAAGCAGCTGCTAGTTCTGAGAAACAAGGCATCTTCAGAGTATCAACAGCCCTTACTCCAGGATAGTCATTAGAGACCTTTATAGCTAATTCAGAGAGCTCATCTCTGGCTTCTTCAAGCCCAGCAGGGACCGCGACTTGGTCATTGAGAACTTTACAAGCTTTCTCAAGTATTGATTGTAGATACTTCCCTTGGGCTTCAATCCGCAGTTGGAGATGGCGCTGCACCTGGGCAAAGCAAATGCTTTAACGAAGCATAGTCAAAATGTCATAAGAGCATCCTATGACGGTTAAGACAGTTTATTACTTCTATAGCGCCATGAGTTTGTGCCAATAAACTCTTTTGTGCTAGGATATTAGATATTTTGCTTTTATTGGTACTTAAAAGAATCTGAATCTTGAGTGTTGATAATACTGGTGGTGGGTAAAATGATTCGTTAGTGATTGAAGAAAAATGTATAAGAAATCTTCTCTGATATAATGAATAGTTTAAACATTCTCTCTTTTCAATCGACCATCATCAGCCAAAAGCATAAACCAAGCACACCTCTCACATTATTTTATTAAGCAAGAACTTTCCACCAGCAGAGTAAATTCAATGCATGAGAACCAGGTTCGTTCAATACCACTATGTTCTCTTAGCAGCAGCTAAGCTGAGTACAGCCAGCTtaacatattaatagtttcagtTTGCGCATTCTTGGTAATGCATCTTAATGACCAATTTGGTAGAAACAGATCTGCTATTTCCATAAATTTAAACATTTGATGCCAATTCTATTCAGACCAAATGAGAGGAAACCAACCTCTAGTTGCTCATGAAGCCTTCGTTGGACTTCCATTTGGACACGCAAAGCCTCAGTGACTCGGTAACTGCtgtttgaaagataaaaaaacagCCATTACTTAAAAGCAGATAGACACCAAAAGCTTTATTACCATAAAGGGAATAGAAGCATACTCATTAAGTTCCTGAGTGAGGATTCCTGATGAAGATGTAGCAGATGAGCCTGTGTTCAGACTATCCGTATCACATGGGGCTGCAGCATCAACAATAAACAGTGAGGGTGGCTAGTTACTACTCTCTCTGTTCACGTATGTATgcagaattggaaaaaaaagaaaacttaaacaGAAAACTTTCTGCCAACATCTTAagagaataattttttccaaTACAACTAGAAAGATGTGGTAAATAGCTTGGTAATATACATCAAAGGTGGAAGTGGACCTTCCTATGGAATGCTCACTAAACCCAACGGGGATGTTAATTTCATTCAAGGAGATATTGATTGAACTGGATGGATATAAACATATAGAACAAGAATGCATGTAGAAATGTCcagtttcctttcatttctaaTCTGTATTCGATGGTCAAAGTTCATTTGGCGAAGTTTCAGACGGGAGGTTCTTTTCAAACTAGCCTAGCCATGATCTACACGAGAAAAAGATAGATGTAGTCAAGGTGAAAGAGAGCAGACCATCCTTGGAGTTGCCACTTGAATCTTTGCCTGACTGTTTACCTAAACGGAATTTCTGCAAGAACAAGGTACAAATTTAAGTGCAGAGCACATGGAGGAATAACTACATGATAAAAGCTGGCTTAGAAAACTccaaattatagaaaaaaatgaatgaccATAGAAGCACAAGACAAGACCACACAACCATGCAGTGGAAGTAAAAATTGGTAAAAGCAACCAAATTATGCTTCACTTTGGCAACGAACCTGAAGATGAGACTTCAAGTGATACAAAGTAAGGCCTTTTACACCCATGGTTCTCATGATAGTCTTTGGGGTTGCTTCTGCAAAGTCACACAAAGGGAAACATGAAAAAGTCAGATAGAAAGTCAAACCATAAAATCCAGTAAAACGGCATCAATAAAATACAAAAGCAAACTGAAATTTCAGATGAAAATTGGCGACTGAAATAGCTATTGCCTTTTTAAAGAACATTTCTGCCCTTGTAAGTCAGTATTCCGAGTACAATTGGCAGGGTGGATCGCCAGTGCTTTTTACTACTATATGAACAGAAAAGACAACTGCTAAAATGCCATTTATGTGGGAGAATTGGTTCATTATGCCGAAACAATATCATGTGGCATGATCGTATAATGACATAAAAGTATTTAAAGTGGTCACTGGTTATGGTATAATGACAACATGAACATATAATGACATAAAAGAATTGGAATCATCATGACACAAGCCACATTTAGCTTCCACGAGGATTACATCACCTGAAGTTTTTGGCAGGCTAGACATTCCtactaaaatagaaaagtagcagaaaaggagaaaaggaagaaagaaaaagaagaaagaagcagcaaaagaaagaaagaagccaaCTAAACTTGCAAGAAAAGAATCACTACAATATTGAGATCCTTCTCAATGATAGAGAACACAAGCTTTAGAAATATGATCAGGGAAAAAATGTTATTCACATATCAAAGGAAGAACATATAAATGCTTTCAGGAAAAAACCTTGCAGCTACTTCAAAGGAGCAACTATAATCATCTTAATTGGAGAGTCTAGAAATTAAAGGAGGAATGAGGGTTGCAATGAATGGCTGTGATTCACGAGTAGCAATGCTCTTCAATGGCAGCTGTCCACGAGCATGGTCATGACCCTGCACTTGTAACACGCATGTTGTCTTCCCAAGTCTTGCACTAGATTTGCTTAAGAAGAACTAATGTCGACCACACTGTCACTATTTTCAGTCATATCCAAAAGTTTTAGATCAAATCAATCGCGTAAAGCTCGCCATAAGGATTTAAGTTCAGAAAAAGGCAAACTCTACCCATCTCTTCAACTACTAGCAGGTACATGGATATATAAAATAAGCCCATACATCTGAACAAGTTCCAGCAAATATTTGAAAGCAAAATAAACCCAATCTTGGTTCCTACAACTTCAAGATTTAGACATCATGAACCACCTTATAATGGTGCCTTCAGTTTGTTTCTCTCAACACGCCCACCAAAACTCATGAACTAAACTCGGAAAACAAATTACCAGAATTTGTCCATAGAAAGATACAAATGACATGTAGCACTCATGGGAAGAGCAATCAATCAAGCAACACAGCAA
This region of Eucalyptus grandis isolate ANBG69807.140 chromosome 8, ASM1654582v1, whole genome shotgun sequence genomic DNA includes:
- the LOC104456029 gene encoding protein PHR1-LIKE 2 isoform X1, translated to MYQALHSLPLDGGGVGVGVGVGPSGDFRGDFDGAGHGLAGDACLVLTADPKPRLRWTAELHDRFVDAVTQLGGPDKATPKTIMRTMGVKGLTLYHLKSHLQKFRLGKQSGKDSSGNSKDAPCDTDSLNTGSSATSSSGILTQELNDSYRVTEALRVQMEVQRRLHEQLEVQRHLQLRIEAQGKYLQSILEKACKVLNDQVAVPAGLEEARDELSELAIKVSNDYPGVRAVDTLKMPCFSELAAALDSTSLSGLPSWLGDGSAESCLTSLDSSISPNTIGSHVISMKKRLRPVFGNRELLPMESSTQKQVDWMMNNM
- the LOC104456029 gene encoding protein PHR1-LIKE 2 isoform X4; translated protein: MYQALHSLPLDGGGVGVGVGVGPSGDFRGDFDGAGHGLAGDACLVLTADPKPRLRWTAELHDRFVDAVTQLGGPDKATPKTIMRTMGVKGLTLYHLKSHLQKFRLGKQSGKDSSGNSKDAPCDTDSLNTGSSATSSSGILTQELNDYRVTEALRVQMEVQRRLHEQLERHLQLRIEAQGKYLQSILEKACKVLNDQVAVPAGLEEARDELSELAIKVSNDYPGVRAVDTLKMPCFSELAAALDSTSLSGLPSWLGDGSAESCLTSLDSSISPNTIGSHVISMKKRLRPVFGNRELLPMESSTQKQVDWMMNNM
- the LOC104456029 gene encoding protein PHR1-LIKE 2 isoform X3, which codes for MYQALHSLPLDGGGVGVGVGVGPSGDFRGDFDGAGHGLAGDACLVLTADPKPRLRWTAELHDRFVDAVTQLGGPDKATPKTIMRTMGVKGLTLYHLKSHLQKFRLGKQSGKDSSGNSKDAPCDTDSLNTGSSATSSSGILTQELNDSYRVTEALRVQMEVQRRLHEQLERHLQLRIEAQGKYLQSILEKACKVLNDQVAVPAGLEEARDELSELAIKVSNDYPGVRAVDTLKMPCFSELAAALDSTSLSGLPSWLGDGSAESCLTSLDSSISPNTIGSHVISMKKRLRPVFGNRELLPMESSTQKQVDWMMNNM
- the LOC104456029 gene encoding protein PHR1-LIKE 2 isoform X2, with the protein product MYQALHSLPLDGGGVGVGVGVGPSGDFRGDFDGAGHGLAGDACLVLTADPKPRLRWTAELHDRFVDAVTQLGGPDKATPKTIMRTMGVKGLTLYHLKSHLQKFRLGKQSGKDSSGNSKDAPCDTDSLNTGSSATSSSGILTQELNDYRVTEALRVQMEVQRRLHEQLEVQRHLQLRIEAQGKYLQSILEKACKVLNDQVAVPAGLEEARDELSELAIKVSNDYPGVRAVDTLKMPCFSELAAALDSTSLSGLPSWLGDGSAESCLTSLDSSISPNTIGSHVISMKKRLRPVFGNRELLPMESSTQKQVDWMMNNM